A stretch of DNA from Granulicella pectinivorans:
GGATTGCTGAGGTCCACCCCGTCGTTCCCCGCTGCCGCGATGAGGATGACACCCGCGTTCGTGGCCGCGTGGGTCACCGCATCGAACGTTGCTTTGAGCCCCGCACCGTCCCCCGTGGAGAGGTCGACGACCGAACCGAGCGAAAGCGAGATAATGTCGGCGTGATTGGCGACGGCGTCCTCAATTCCCTTGATCACCCAGCTCAACAGCCCGCTGGCCTGTCCTGCGTTGCATTGTTCAGCCAGGCTAGCCCCCGCACCGGGAGTCCGCTGGAGCACCTTGATATTCAGGAGGGTCGCTGTGGGTGCCACGCCGATCATCAGCCCCGTGTTCTCCCCCATCGCCCCTGCTGCCAGCGAAGCGGCAAACGTTCCATGGCCCTGTTGATCCTGCGGGGTGCCATCGTCGCACGAACTGGGCATCGCTTGCCCGTCGATCTCGGAGAGGTTCAGCTTCAGATTCGGCACAAGATCCGGGTGGTGCTCATCGAGCCCGGAATCGAGGATCGCAATCCGCACCCCGGTCCCGGTCGTCACATCCCAGGGCCCGGTGGCCGGCCCTCCCGGGACACCTTTCCCATATCCACCCACCTGTTTCACGGCCCAGTCCTGCGGGTTCTTGGTATAAAAGCTGTCGGACTGAACAGGCTCCGCGATGCTCGTAAACCCCTCAGCGGAGGAAGGCACATGAGCCGGGTAACGATCCGTGTTGGGAAGCGGTCGAACGAGAAGCGAGTGCGCACTCACAACGCGATCCTGAACCACGGAGGCGACATGCGGCTGCGCCTTCAGTTTTGCCAGCATCTCGGCGTCTTGCACGGCAGTAATCGTCCCGCGGGGCTGCGTGGTATCGACGACAGCGATCCCCAGTAACGGATGCGTCACAACCACGCGCGCATGAGGA
This window harbors:
- a CDS encoding S8 family peptidase, with protein sequence MKHIRFAAFFVCLPMVAQQTAKVVPGRFLVTYRDVQVPGDVNEPIPHARVVVTHPLLGIAVVDTTQPRGTITAVQDAEMLAKLKAQPHVASVVQDRVVSAHSLLVRPLPNTDRYPAHVPSSAEGFTSIAEPVQSDSFYTKNPQDWAVKQVGGYGKGVPGGPATGPWDVTTGTGVRIAILDSGLDEHHPDLVPNLKLNLSEIDGQAMPSSCDDGTPQDQQGHGTFAASLAAGAMGENTGLMIGVAPTATLLNIKVLQRTPGAGASLAEQCNAGQASGLLSWVIKGIEDAVANHADIISLSLGSVVDLSTGDGAGLKATFDAVTHAATNAGVILIAAAGNDGVDLSNPRYVEIPAQSRDVLAMVASTNPGCAQTLANGAACVSGPVSLAYYSNYGTPLNALAAPGGSYPAGDDMSVSGWVRGACSAGLPQTETGLPDAQHSFGCFNLGQSQYVQAIGTSASAPLAAGVAALYRAAHPSWTAAQVLSAMRTAAVSSSGLPFSLVSAASIQP